A stretch of Lathyrus oleraceus cultivar Zhongwan6 chromosome 6, CAAS_Psat_ZW6_1.0, whole genome shotgun sequence DNA encodes these proteins:
- the LOC127094621 gene encoding uncharacterized protein LOC127094621 has translation MTQKAIMGSVLSDYLGHQPVEGYQPIKFEFFDEDIMFIRDYNIPGPGEGPEPRAQWTPVFDGTSNAKGHGIGELITSPTSFHISFTTRLYFDCTNNMAEYEACIYGIEETIDLRVKILEVFGDLALVISQVRGDWETRDKKLIPYIEHIVKLIPYFDENTFHYYSEGRESVIRCSCNSFIHV, from the coding sequence ATGACTCAAAAAGCCATCATGGGAAGTGTTTTGTCTGACTACCTTGGCCATCAACCCGTGGAGGGTTACCAGCCGATCAAGTTTGAGTTTTtcgatgaagacatcatgttcaTCAGAGACTACAATATTCCTGGCCCTGGCGAAGGACCCGAACCAAGAGCGCAATGGACGCCCGTGTTCGATGGTACCTCTAATGCTAAAGGCCATGGAATAGGGGAATTAATTACATCTCCGACTAGTTTTCATATTTCGTTCACCACCAGACTTTACTTTGATTGCACAAACAACATGGCCGAATATGAAGCATGCATCTATGGTATTGAAGAAACCATCGACTTGAGAGTCAAGATTCTTGAAGTGTTTGGAGACCTTGCTTTAGTAATCAGTCAAGTCAGAGGGGATTGGGAAACTCGGGATAAGAAGCTAATTCCGTACATAGAACATATTGTCAAACTAATTCCCTATTTTGATGAAAACACCTTTCATTATTATTCCGAGGGAAGAGAATCAGTTATCCGATGCTCTTGCAACTCTTTCATCCATGTTTAA